The genome window TACACATAAGGTCAAAAAAGGAGATACATTGAGCAGTATAGCACGGGAATACAAGATAACCGTCAATGAACTGTGCAGATGGAATGGGATCTCAAACAAAAAACCCCTCCGCCCAGGTCAACGGCTATCCATACACCGCGGCGGGTAAGCCCTCCGACGCCAAGATGGCGGCCAGGCCTATCCAAGACACCTCTTCACAGCTTTGAGATATCCATATCCATATCTCTCGTCAGGCTCTAGATAGGCCCCTTCCGCCCATTCGTTCCATGCGTTTATAAAGATAAAACGCTCCTGCACAGGCCTCTTTGCAACCCTTTCGACAAGTCTTTTAAAATAAAACTCAAAGCGTTCGGGCGATGCCCCCAGAAATATCCTAGCCCTTTTCCCGTATCTGGGCGTATTGTCCCAATCCACGAATGCACCTGAAATGACAGGAAGCCCACATTCTATAAAATCCTCTTGCAGGATATGCCTCCAGACCGTTTCATAATCATAAAAAGTAAGCGAACGGAACAAGAAATATCTTATCGATCTCAATATATCCAAGAGCTTTTCAGGCAGTATGCGGAAACGCTGTACAAGTCCGGTCTGCATGATCTTCTTATCAGGGAAATCGGGCGAATAGACCGCCTCAAAAGGCTGAAAGTTGACCACGGCATCAAAATGTTTCAACACCTCAGGCACAGGGAACTCATACTGTTTGATGGCAATAAAATATAAGCCCTTCAGGCCCTCTCTAGCCGCCATCTCCCTCCAGAAGTCAAACATCTCACCGATATTTTCTATGCGATGCGCCCTGTAGATCAGGAACACCGGCTTGCCGTCTATTTTTATCGCCCTTTCATCGGACCACGCCCTTATGAGGTATCTGAAGTGGGCGAGCCATCTGTCCTTATCCGGTATATGGGTCTGTTGAATGAGGATGTGATGATCCCTGCCGTCCCATCGGCGGGACCATGTCTCGTTGGCCCAGGCAAGGCAAAAATTGAAATCAAGCTCTTTTGACTCAAGAAAGATATTGGTCGGTGTCTCCAAAAGCTGCTTTCCATCGAACCAGTAGTGATAGTGGCAGAAACCATAGAGACCGTAAGATCTTGCAAGTTCGATCTGCCATGCGATTACATCTTTTTTGGACTGATCATAATAACGGCCGCCTAGCGGCACCCTGGGTTGATAGTGACCCTTAAACTGGGGCCTTGCCTTTTTTACATTGACCCAGTCCGTGAAACCCTTGCCCCACCATTCGTCATTCTCAGGTATCGCATGGAATTGAGGAAAATAGAATACAACTGGCCTTACCTTATTATCGTCATTCATAAAAAATTATCCTGATCGAATGATAAAAAACAAAATTAGACCCCTTCGGCCAGAAATAAATCAGCCTCGGCTGAACGACGGACAAGTATGGATAAATTAGACCTCT of Dissulfurimicrobium hydrothermale contains these proteins:
- a CDS encoding glycosyltransferase WbsX family protein; its protein translation is MNDDNKVRPVVFYFPQFHAIPENDEWWGKGFTDWVNVKKARPQFKGHYQPRVPLGGRYYDQSKKDVIAWQIELARSYGLYGFCHYHYWFDGKQLLETPTNIFLESKELDFNFCLAWANETWSRRWDGRDHHILIQQTHIPDKDRWLAHFRYLIRAWSDERAIKIDGKPVFLIYRAHRIENIGEMFDFWREMAAREGLKGLYFIAIKQYEFPVPEVLKHFDAVVNFQPFEAVYSPDFPDKKIMQTGLVQRFRILPEKLLDILRSIRYFLFRSLTFYDYETVWRHILQEDFIECGLPVISGAFVDWDNTPRYGKRARIFLGASPERFEFYFKRLVERVAKRPVQERFIFINAWNEWAEGAYLEPDERYGYGYLKAVKRCLG